The following coding sequences lie in one Homalodisca vitripennis isolate AUS2020 chromosome X, UT_GWSS_2.1, whole genome shotgun sequence genomic window:
- the LOC124368725 gene encoding chromosome-associated kinesin KIF4A-like isoform X1, with protein sequence MSRLSMTTAVRVRPPFQTVENNCCFDSYPMSNVLRCGPTLLATVSDLVFGCQVNQDEFFYSTVKHKLDLFIKGENISVIAFGDHYSGKSFTLFGPGLHCIDSEAHFGMLPRAATYLFSNLEPPNVFFPDNNNISSLIKLEMSIFEVFDKGLRDLLDTKNNRFMLVPGEKGDLTVCGATTVRCECPRDVINLLQVAMANRQVSENLTHPTSVIVKLELHHPVYRDGETKIRVSQAIFTDLACGEHPPSMWNVSDGVIMGLDYYVLSVLTKTHGGASHNDDIHILYMREYLIFLLLQDSFNGRLNTLAICCISPCARFAEKTWQYLSLIRHITYLRLPKLDLNKPNINHSIDENRQQQQSTLISEAESLLSRLSMSKSFSEDEREQFSNWLHLKQEYEEESVNGQAQSHGQPLECIEEVTESEEEVPSSNEKMSESNVMATPYCESDQDECENKVSQISDSDFYDKLDNVCFQFSDFVENFLEDFHVMPVFTPAKECKRVCSAARRGGLSSMPPMNEAQRENEAKSAQPLRDFVSANPTNVQLTKSSPKENYNKCQPLVEDPKIQAEKTPINEKNIEKWLENEETRVRKVRETWVRWRKEANDVKDTTISQEVKVLRAEKSKDMFQAVEGLTYFLDLIEDIMDLDIVTSEPNELLVPFCHRVRQHRKARHQFSRLKSQLDSKVKDKTSTEVELRDHLMCDEIIESFDMCIEHINNVLIKKKIPTSNFSSNTKVGKLVVDELTKLSISEMRHLIFRLFTKVIDLRESGKTLEGLITELDRKLDLNELKISALCQALQEMREQQTTSKAMMLQPSTNHPVPPTHLALQEGAAGGGPVTIPQQNLHKLQAKPVPPTKVTYTPRKLIIEKKTSKH encoded by the exons gGGAGAACATATCAGTTATTGCTTTTGGGGACCACTACAGTGGGAAATCTTTCACATTGTTTGGCCCAGGACTGCATTGCATTGACAGTGAAGCCCATTTTGGTATGTTGCCCCGAGCTGCAACGTATCTATTCTCAAATTTGGAG CCACCTAATGTGTTTTTCCCGGACAATAACAATATATCATCATTGATCAAACTGGAGATGAGTATTTTTGAGGTGTTTGATAAAGGTCTGAGAGACCTGTTGGATACTAAAAATAACCGTTTCATGCTGGTACCAGGCGAAAAG GGGGATTTGACTGTGTGTGGTGCCACTACTGTCCGGTGTGAATGTCCACGAGATGTGATAAATCTGTTGCAAGTGGCCATGGCAAATCGTCAAGTGTCTGAAAATCTAACTCATCCAACAAGCGTGATCGTCAAGCTTGAACTTCATCATCCTGTTTATAGAG ATGGTGAAACAAAAATCCGTGTGTCACAAGCCATATTTACCGACTTGGCTTGTGGTGAGCACCCCCCTTCCATGTGGAATGTTAGTGATGGGGTAATCATGGGTCTAGATTACTATGTGCTGAGTGTACTGACTAAAACACATGGTGGAGCATCACATAATGATGACATTCACATCTTATACATGAGAGAATACTTGATCTTCCTCCTACTTCAG GATTCATTCAATGGAAGACTTAACACCTTGGCGATTTGCTGCATTTCTCCGTGTGCCAGGTTTGCAGAGAAGACTTGGCAATACCTTAGTCTAATCAGACACATTACTTATCTGAGATTGCCAAAGCTGGATCTGAACAAACCGAACATAAACCACAGCATAGATGAAAACAG GCAACAGCAACAGTCCACCCTGATATCGGAAGCAGAATCTCTGCTGAGTAGATTATCAATGAGCAAGTCCTTTTCTGAAGATGAAAGAGAACAATTTTCCAACTGGTTACACTTGAAGCAAGAGTACGAGGAGGAATCTGTCAATGGACAGGCCCAAAGTCACGGCCAGCCTCTTGAGTGCATAG AAGAAGTTACGGAAAGTGAAGAAGAGGTTCCAAGTTCCAATGAAAAGATGTCTGAGTCGAACGTCATGGCCACCCCTTATTGTGAGAGTGATCAAGATGAGTGCGAAAATAAAGTTTCTCAAATCTCCGATAGTGACTTTTATGACAAATTAGACAATGTGTGTTTTCAATTTTCTGACTTTGTTGAAAATTTCCTTGAGGATTTTCACGTAATGCCTGTTTTTACTCCTGCAAAAGAATGTAAACGTGTCTGTTCTGCAGCTAGAAGAG GAGGACTGTCCTCTATGCCACCTATGAATGAGGCTCAGCGTGAGAATGAAGCAAAAAGTGCACAACCACTGAGAGATTTCGTGTCTGCCAATCCTACAAATGTTCAG CTCACAAAATCGAGCCCCaaagaaaattacaacaaatGTCAACCGTTAGTCGAGGATCCAAAAATCCAGGCTGAG AAAACGCCCATCAATGAGAAGAACATAGAAAAGTGGTTAGAGAACGAGGAGACGAGGGTGAGGAAGGTCAGGGAAACGTGGGTGAGGTGGCGAAAAGAAGCTAATGACGTGAAGGACACAACCATTTCACAGGAAGTCAAAGTTTTAAGAGCGGAAAAAAGCAAGGACATGTTTCAG GCTGTGGAAGGTCTAACTTACTTCTTGGATTTGATTGAAGACATTATGGACTTGGATATCGTAACGTCGGAGCCAAATGAACTTCTTGTCCCTTTTTGCCATAGGGTTAGGCAGCATCGTAAAGCCCGGCATCAGTTCAGCCGATTGAAGAGTCAGCTGGACAGTAAAGTCAAA GATAAAACGTCTACTGAAGTGGAACTTAGAGATCATCTAATGTGTGATGAGATCATCGAGTCTTTCGACATGTGCATTGAGCACATTAACAATGTACTGATAAAGAAGAAGATACCTACATCTAACTTCTCATCTAACACCAAG GTGGGGAAGCTGGTCGTGGACGAGTTGACAAAACTGTCCATAAGTGAGATGAGACACCTCATTTTCCGACTGTTCACCAAAGTAATAGACCTCCGCGAGAGTGGGAAGACTCTAGAAGGGCTAATAACAGAACTGGAC AGGAAACTGGATCTCAATGAGTTGAAAATATCTGCGCTGTGCCAGGCACTGCAGGAGATGAGGGAACAGCAAACCACATCCAAGGCGATGATGCTGCAGCCTAGCACCAATCACCCTGTCCCACCCACACACCTAGCTCTCCAGGAAG GAGCAGCTGGTGGCGGGCCCGTGACAATACCACAACAGAATCTGCACAAGCTTCAGGCGAAACCCGTACCACCGACAAAAGTCACGTATACGCCAAGGAAGTTGATCATAGAAAAAAAGACTTCCAAGCACTAA
- the LOC124368725 gene encoding chromosome-associated kinesin KIF4A-like isoform X2 has translation MSRLSMTTAVRVRPPFQTVENNCCFDSYPMSNVLRCGPTLLATVSDLVFGCQVNQDEFFYSTVKHKLDLFIKGENISVIAFGDHYSGKSFTLFGPGLHCIDSEAHFGMLPRAATYLFSNLEPPNVFFPDNNNISSLIKLEMSIFEVFDKGLRDLLDTKNNRFMLVPGEKGDLTVCGATTVRCECPRDVINLLQVAMANRQVSENLTHPTSVIVKLELHHPVYRDGETKIRVSQAIFTDLACGEHPPSMWNVSDGVIMGLDYYVLSVLTKTHGGASHNDDIHILYMREYLIFLLLQDSFNGRLNTLAICCISPCARFAEKTWQYLSLIRHITYLRLPKLDLNKPNINHSIDENRQQQQSTLISEAESLLSRLSMSKSFSEDEREQFSNWLHLKQEYEEESVNGQAQSHGQPLECIEEVTESEEEVPSSNEKMSESNVMATPYCESDQDECENKVSQISDSDFYDKLDNVCFQFSDFVENFLEDFHVMPVFTPAKECKRVCSAARRGGLSSMPPMNEAQRENEAKSAQPLRDFVSANPTNVQKTPINEKNIEKWLENEETRVRKVRETWVRWRKEANDVKDTTISQEVKVLRAEKSKDMFQAVEGLTYFLDLIEDIMDLDIVTSEPNELLVPFCHRVRQHRKARHQFSRLKSQLDSKVKDKTSTEVELRDHLMCDEIIESFDMCIEHINNVLIKKKIPTSNFSSNTKVGKLVVDELTKLSISEMRHLIFRLFTKVIDLRESGKTLEGLITELDRKLDLNELKISALCQALQEMREQQTTSKAMMLQPSTNHPVPPTHLALQEGAAGGGPVTIPQQNLHKLQAKPVPPTKVTYTPRKLIIEKKTSKH, from the exons gGGAGAACATATCAGTTATTGCTTTTGGGGACCACTACAGTGGGAAATCTTTCACATTGTTTGGCCCAGGACTGCATTGCATTGACAGTGAAGCCCATTTTGGTATGTTGCCCCGAGCTGCAACGTATCTATTCTCAAATTTGGAG CCACCTAATGTGTTTTTCCCGGACAATAACAATATATCATCATTGATCAAACTGGAGATGAGTATTTTTGAGGTGTTTGATAAAGGTCTGAGAGACCTGTTGGATACTAAAAATAACCGTTTCATGCTGGTACCAGGCGAAAAG GGGGATTTGACTGTGTGTGGTGCCACTACTGTCCGGTGTGAATGTCCACGAGATGTGATAAATCTGTTGCAAGTGGCCATGGCAAATCGTCAAGTGTCTGAAAATCTAACTCATCCAACAAGCGTGATCGTCAAGCTTGAACTTCATCATCCTGTTTATAGAG ATGGTGAAACAAAAATCCGTGTGTCACAAGCCATATTTACCGACTTGGCTTGTGGTGAGCACCCCCCTTCCATGTGGAATGTTAGTGATGGGGTAATCATGGGTCTAGATTACTATGTGCTGAGTGTACTGACTAAAACACATGGTGGAGCATCACATAATGATGACATTCACATCTTATACATGAGAGAATACTTGATCTTCCTCCTACTTCAG GATTCATTCAATGGAAGACTTAACACCTTGGCGATTTGCTGCATTTCTCCGTGTGCCAGGTTTGCAGAGAAGACTTGGCAATACCTTAGTCTAATCAGACACATTACTTATCTGAGATTGCCAAAGCTGGATCTGAACAAACCGAACATAAACCACAGCATAGATGAAAACAG GCAACAGCAACAGTCCACCCTGATATCGGAAGCAGAATCTCTGCTGAGTAGATTATCAATGAGCAAGTCCTTTTCTGAAGATGAAAGAGAACAATTTTCCAACTGGTTACACTTGAAGCAAGAGTACGAGGAGGAATCTGTCAATGGACAGGCCCAAAGTCACGGCCAGCCTCTTGAGTGCATAG AAGAAGTTACGGAAAGTGAAGAAGAGGTTCCAAGTTCCAATGAAAAGATGTCTGAGTCGAACGTCATGGCCACCCCTTATTGTGAGAGTGATCAAGATGAGTGCGAAAATAAAGTTTCTCAAATCTCCGATAGTGACTTTTATGACAAATTAGACAATGTGTGTTTTCAATTTTCTGACTTTGTTGAAAATTTCCTTGAGGATTTTCACGTAATGCCTGTTTTTACTCCTGCAAAAGAATGTAAACGTGTCTGTTCTGCAGCTAGAAGAG GAGGACTGTCCTCTATGCCACCTATGAATGAGGCTCAGCGTGAGAATGAAGCAAAAAGTGCACAACCACTGAGAGATTTCGTGTCTGCCAATCCTACAAATGTTCAG AAAACGCCCATCAATGAGAAGAACATAGAAAAGTGGTTAGAGAACGAGGAGACGAGGGTGAGGAAGGTCAGGGAAACGTGGGTGAGGTGGCGAAAAGAAGCTAATGACGTGAAGGACACAACCATTTCACAGGAAGTCAAAGTTTTAAGAGCGGAAAAAAGCAAGGACATGTTTCAG GCTGTGGAAGGTCTAACTTACTTCTTGGATTTGATTGAAGACATTATGGACTTGGATATCGTAACGTCGGAGCCAAATGAACTTCTTGTCCCTTTTTGCCATAGGGTTAGGCAGCATCGTAAAGCCCGGCATCAGTTCAGCCGATTGAAGAGTCAGCTGGACAGTAAAGTCAAA GATAAAACGTCTACTGAAGTGGAACTTAGAGATCATCTAATGTGTGATGAGATCATCGAGTCTTTCGACATGTGCATTGAGCACATTAACAATGTACTGATAAAGAAGAAGATACCTACATCTAACTTCTCATCTAACACCAAG GTGGGGAAGCTGGTCGTGGACGAGTTGACAAAACTGTCCATAAGTGAGATGAGACACCTCATTTTCCGACTGTTCACCAAAGTAATAGACCTCCGCGAGAGTGGGAAGACTCTAGAAGGGCTAATAACAGAACTGGAC AGGAAACTGGATCTCAATGAGTTGAAAATATCTGCGCTGTGCCAGGCACTGCAGGAGATGAGGGAACAGCAAACCACATCCAAGGCGATGATGCTGCAGCCTAGCACCAATCACCCTGTCCCACCCACACACCTAGCTCTCCAGGAAG GAGCAGCTGGTGGCGGGCCCGTGACAATACCACAACAGAATCTGCACAAGCTTCAGGCGAAACCCGTACCACCGACAAAAGTCACGTATACGCCAAGGAAGTTGATCATAGAAAAAAAGACTTCCAAGCACTAA